Proteins from a genomic interval of Salinarchaeum sp. Harcht-Bsk1:
- a CDS encoding SipW-dependent-type signal peptide-containing protein produces MTREPTIELSRRSLLGGLGGIGVASAGAALGTSAYFTDDEAFEGNSIAAGSLDLKVDWEEHYYDGSSGRDLVSYSDPGGGAVGFPDPDDPQVWIAEDDVAAFMNATAVEAFPDPDDDGSQETSTDSFEYVPCEMGADVPADLDPAGFRTDNDDTRAGDGPAPLIDLQDVKPGDFGELTLSFHLCDNPGYVWLRAANVESAENGQTEPEAAVDQSSGGELADHVQTVWWYDSRGDNVLQTGCDETLYLIDSVGGTGTASELFEVDLTGGNAELTSIYVAGGGNFDQTDAIAATPDGDEVVFYDKESTHLGTYDVAANSFTDDGPVSGDPGGVVLAGYSPSGALWAASTNTDELYTVDRSGPSVTARGDTGIDLEGADLVFASDGTMYIWTAASADQGLYRVSDPANDATAVPVDASNVGGLDVRITGLAIRNGGTGNLVASDRDNDEIVVVERTDGTIQDRYPMTLGGEAYEYDYGDMSAGRYCGEVFRRGTLRADLDALASGTGIPLDGNRATPFDELSEDPGSPDRECFTPELTHYVGFAWWLPPDVGNVVQSDSIGFDLGFYAEQCRHNDGSGAPADGGT; encoded by the coding sequence ATGACACGCGAACCAACGATCGAACTGTCCCGACGGTCGCTCCTCGGGGGACTCGGCGGCATCGGCGTCGCCTCCGCAGGAGCTGCACTCGGGACGAGCGCGTACTTCACCGACGACGAAGCGTTCGAGGGGAACAGCATCGCCGCGGGATCGCTCGACCTCAAAGTGGACTGGGAGGAGCACTACTACGACGGGTCCAGCGGGAGGGACCTGGTCAGCTACAGCGATCCCGGCGGAGGCGCCGTGGGGTTTCCGGATCCCGACGATCCCCAGGTCTGGATCGCAGAAGACGACGTGGCTGCCTTCATGAACGCGACGGCCGTCGAGGCGTTCCCGGATCCGGACGACGACGGCTCCCAGGAGACGAGCACGGATTCCTTCGAGTACGTCCCCTGCGAGATGGGCGCCGACGTGCCCGCGGATCTGGATCCTGCCGGCTTCCGGACCGACAACGACGACACGAGGGCCGGCGACGGGCCCGCACCGCTGATCGACCTCCAGGACGTCAAGCCAGGAGACTTCGGGGAACTGACGCTGAGTTTCCACCTCTGTGACAACCCCGGCTACGTCTGGTTGCGAGCGGCAAACGTCGAGTCGGCCGAGAACGGGCAGACCGAGCCCGAGGCCGCCGTCGACCAGTCGAGCGGCGGCGAACTCGCCGACCACGTCCAGACGGTCTGGTGGTACGATTCCCGCGGCGACAACGTCCTCCAGACGGGCTGTGACGAGACCCTGTACCTGATCGACAGCGTCGGCGGTACGGGCACCGCTTCCGAGCTGTTCGAGGTCGACCTGACAGGCGGGAACGCCGAACTGACCAGCATCTACGTGGCGGGCGGGGGCAACTTCGACCAGACCGACGCGATCGCCGCCACGCCTGACGGCGACGAAGTCGTCTTCTACGACAAGGAGTCCACGCACCTCGGAACGTACGACGTCGCGGCGAACTCGTTCACGGACGACGGCCCGGTTTCGGGCGACCCCGGCGGGGTCGTCCTCGCTGGCTACTCGCCGTCGGGAGCGCTCTGGGCGGCGAGCACCAACACCGACGAACTCTACACCGTCGATCGATCGGGCCCCTCGGTGACTGCCCGGGGCGACACGGGTATCGACCTCGAGGGCGCGGATCTCGTCTTCGCGTCGGACGGGACGATGTACATCTGGACGGCCGCCAGCGCCGACCAGGGGCTCTACCGGGTGAGCGACCCCGCCAACGACGCGACGGCCGTTCCGGTCGACGCCAGCAACGTCGGTGGGCTGGACGTCCGCATCACCGGACTCGCCATCCGCAACGGCGGGACCGGGAATCTCGTCGCGTCGGACCGGGACAACGACGAAATCGTGGTCGTCGAACGGACGGACGGGACGATCCAGGATCGCTATCCGATGACCCTCGGCGGCGAAGCCTACGAGTACGACTACGGCGACATGTCTGCCGGCCGATACTGCGGCGAGGTGTTCCGACGGGGGACGCTCCGGGCGGACCTCGACGCGCTCGCCAGCGGGACGGGGATCCCGCTCGACGGAAACCGTGCGACCCCGTTCGACGAACTATCGGAGGATCCCGGGAGCCCAGACAGGGAGTGCTTCACGCCAGAACTGACGCACTACGTGGGCTTCGCGTGGTGGCTCCCGCCGGACGTCGGGAACGTCGTGCAGTCCGACTCGATCGGGTTCGACCTGGGGTTCTACGCCGAGCAGTGCCGCCACAACGACGGCTCGGGAGCGCCCGCGGACGGTGGGACCTGA